In one Bacteroidales bacterium WCE2004 genomic region, the following are encoded:
- a CDS encoding glutamate dehydrogenase (NADP+): MDKFTQNYVDRFMDELIARNPGEKEFHQAVREVVESVAPYVTSYPHLMDLKILERMVEPERVIMFRVPWTDDKGEIHVNRGYRVQMNSAIGPYKGGIRFHASVNLSILKFLAFEQTFKNSLTTLPMGGGKGGSDFSPRGKSDAEVMRFCQSFMTELSRHIGADTDVPAGDIGVGGREVGFLFGQYKRLRDEFTGTLTGKGIAWGGSLLRTEATGYGVCYFAQEMLATRNESFEGKTVVVSGSGNVAQYAAQKAMRLGAKVVTLSDSDGFIYDPDGLDEEKHKFVLELKNIRRGRIKEYVNKYPKAQYFQGERPWRIPCDIALPCATQNEIEKADAENLVKGGCWCVVEGANMPSTPEAIAIFQGAKMLYSPGKASNAGGVATSGLEMTQNSIRQKWTAEEVDAQLHRIMSDIHAACIKYGKEEDGYINYVKGANLAGFIKVANAMVDQGLV; the protein is encoded by the coding sequence ATGGACAAATTCACACAGAACTACGTCGACCGGTTCATGGATGAACTGATCGCACGCAACCCTGGTGAGAAGGAATTCCACCAGGCTGTCCGTGAGGTGGTGGAGAGTGTAGCGCCTTATGTGACCTCTTACCCTCATCTGATGGACCTCAAGATCCTTGAACGTATGGTCGAGCCGGAGCGCGTCATCATGTTCCGCGTTCCCTGGACTGACGACAAGGGCGAGATTCACGTCAACCGTGGCTACCGCGTGCAGATGAACAGCGCGATCGGCCCCTACAAGGGCGGCATCCGCTTCCACGCCAGCGTGAACCTCAGCATCTTGAAGTTCCTCGCTTTCGAGCAGACCTTCAAGAACTCCCTGACCACCCTCCCGATGGGCGGCGGCAAGGGCGGTTCCGACTTCAGCCCGCGCGGCAAGTCCGACGCTGAAGTGATGCGTTTCTGCCAGAGCTTCATGACCGAACTGTCCCGCCACATCGGCGCCGACACCGACGTGCCGGCCGGCGACATCGGCGTAGGCGGCCGCGAGGTCGGCTTCCTGTTCGGCCAATACAAGCGTCTCCGCGACGAGTTCACCGGCACCCTGACCGGCAAGGGCATCGCCTGGGGCGGCAGCCTCCTCCGTACGGAAGCTACCGGCTACGGCGTCTGCTACTTCGCGCAGGAGATGCTCGCCACCCGCAACGAGAGCTTCGAGGGCAAGACCGTGGTCGTGTCCGGTTCCGGCAACGTGGCCCAGTACGCCGCCCAGAAGGCGATGCGTCTCGGCGCCAAGGTCGTGACCCTGTCCGACTCCGACGGCTTTATCTACGATCCCGACGGACTCGACGAGGAGAAGCACAAGTTCGTGCTCGAGCTCAAGAACATCCGCCGCGGCCGTATCAAGGAATACGTCAACAAATATCCCAAGGCCCAGTATTTCCAGGGCGAGCGTCCCTGGCGCATCCCGTGCGACATCGCGCTCCCTTGTGCCACGCAGAACGAAATCGAGAAGGCTGACGCGGAGAACCTGGTGAAGGGCGGCTGCTGGTGCGTCGTCGAGGGTGCCAACATGCCCTCCACGCCGGAGGCCATCGCCATCTTCCAGGGCGCGAAGATGCTCTACTCGCCGGGCAAGGCGTCCAACGCCGGCGGCGTGGCGACTTCCGGCCTTGAGATGACCCAGAACTCCATCCGCCAGAAGTGGACCGCCGAAGAAGTCGACGCGCAGCTGCACCGTATCATGTCCGACATCCACGCCGCCTGTATCAAGTACGGCAAGGAAGAGGACGGCTACATCAACTACGTCAAGGGTGCCAACCTCGCCGGCTTCATCAAGGTCGCCAACGCGATGGTGGACCAGGGTCTGGTCTAA
- a CDS encoding Oxaloacetate decarboxylase, gamma chain — MTTSLFSLMLLTAGGDRMAVTDPHGWTLTIISVSCVFTALIILYFIYNFSGNIFSGKYKRKPKAPKAAKGEISGEVAAAIAMALEAEAGGETEAAIATALHLYLSDAVHDVEPGVITLRRSPSAWDNKQLNFRKLPRK, encoded by the coding sequence ATGACAACCTCCCTCTTTAGTCTGATGCTTCTCACCGCGGGCGGTGACCGGATGGCAGTGACCGATCCGCACGGATGGACCCTGACGATCATCAGCGTCTCCTGCGTCTTCACGGCCCTGATCATCCTTTACTTCATCTACAATTTCTCCGGCAACATCTTCTCGGGCAAATACAAGCGCAAGCCGAAGGCCCCGAAAGCCGCCAAGGGAGAGATCAGCGGTGAAGTGGCGGCCGCAATCGCCATGGCCCTGGAGGCCGAGGCGGGCGGCGAGACCGAGGCGGCCATCGCCACGGCCCTGCACCTCTATCTGTCCGACGCCGTCCACGATGTGGAGCCGGGCGTCATCACCCTGCGCCGGAGCCCGTCCGCATGGGACAACAAGCAGTTGAATTTCAGAAAATTACCCAGAAAATGA
- a CDS encoding HSP20 family protein, with amino-acid sequence MYPARRNQAWIPSVFGDLFDDFAVMPAKQFASPAVNIKETEKAFEIEIAAPGMTKDDFKIRVDNDEELVIALEKKHEDKEEHKGENYLRREFSYTSYHQAFTLPENVDVEAIKANMTNGVLGIVLPKKNPEKQVPASRHIAIE; translated from the coding sequence ATGTATCCCGCAAGAAGAAACCAGGCTTGGATTCCAAGCGTTTTCGGAGATCTGTTCGACGATTTCGCCGTGATGCCCGCGAAGCAGTTCGCTTCCCCGGCCGTCAACATCAAGGAGACTGAAAAGGCCTTTGAGATCGAGATTGCGGCCCCGGGCATGACCAAGGACGACTTCAAGATCCGCGTCGACAACGACGAGGAGCTGGTGATCGCCCTGGAGAAGAAGCACGAGGACAAGGAAGAGCACAAGGGCGAGAATTACCTCCGCCGCGAGTTCTCCTACACCTCCTACCACCAGGCATTCACCCTGCCTGAAAACGTCGACGTCGAGGCCATCAAGGCCAACATGACCAACGGCGTGCTCGGCATCGTGCTGCCGAAGAAGAACCCGGAGAAGCAGGTACCCGCTTCCCGTCACATTGCGATCGAATAA
- a CDS encoding oxaloacetate decarboxylase, beta subunit, protein MENIFDSLQQFWQFTGFANCTWQHLMMICIGLGFITLGIVKHWEPLLLVPIGFGIVIGNIPLFFDPTTGLGLKIGIYEENSVLNILYHGVKNGWYPPLIFLGIGAMTDFSALISQPRLILIGAAAQMGIFGAYLLSLVLGFAPNEAGAIGIIGGADGPTAIFLSSKLAPELMGAIAVSAYSYMALVPVIQKPIMLLLTTKKERVIRMNKPRVVSQREKIIFPIVGFLCTAFIVPSGLPLLGMLFFGNLLKESGVTKRLAATASGPLIDVVTTLIGLTVGASTQADVFLNGRSALIFGLGLASFVIATTFGVLFTKFMNLFLKEGKKINPLIGNAGVSAVPDAARVSEQVGLEADPSNHLLTHAMAPNVAGVIGSAVAAGILLGFLG, encoded by the coding sequence ATGGAAAACATCTTCGACAGTCTCCAGCAGTTCTGGCAGTTCACGGGCTTCGCGAACTGCACCTGGCAGCACCTGATGATGATCTGCATCGGCTTGGGATTCATCACGCTGGGCATCGTCAAACACTGGGAGCCGCTGCTGCTCGTGCCGATCGGATTCGGTATCGTCATCGGCAACATCCCCCTCTTCTTCGACCCGACCACCGGCCTCGGCCTCAAGATCGGCATCTACGAAGAGAATTCCGTGCTGAACATCCTCTATCACGGTGTGAAGAACGGCTGGTATCCCCCGCTCATCTTCCTGGGCATCGGAGCCATGACGGACTTCAGCGCCCTGATCTCGCAGCCGCGCCTGATCCTGATCGGCGCCGCCGCCCAGATGGGCATCTTCGGCGCCTACCTGCTCTCGCTGGTGCTGGGCTTCGCCCCCAACGAGGCAGGTGCCATCGGCATCATCGGCGGCGCGGACGGCCCGACGGCCATCTTCCTGAGCTCCAAGCTGGCTCCGGAGCTGATGGGCGCCATCGCCGTGTCGGCCTACTCCTACATGGCCCTCGTGCCCGTGATCCAGAAGCCCATCATGCTGCTCCTGACCACCAAGAAGGAGCGCGTGATCCGGATGAACAAGCCGCGCGTCGTCAGCCAGCGCGAGAAGATCATCTTCCCGATCGTCGGCTTCCTCTGCACCGCGTTCATCGTCCCCTCCGGCCTGCCGCTGCTCGGCATGCTCTTCTTCGGCAACCTGCTCAAGGAAAGCGGCGTGACCAAGCGCCTCGCCGCCACGGCCAGCGGTCCGCTCATCGACGTGGTCACGACGCTGATCGGCCTCACCGTGGGCGCGTCCACCCAGGCGGACGTCTTCCTCAACGGCCGCTCGGCCCTCATCTTCGGACTCGGCCTCGCTTCCTTCGTGATCGCCACCACCTTCGGCGTGCTCTTCACGAAGTTCATGAACCTCTTCCTCAAGGAAGGCAAGAAGATCAACCCGCTCATCGGCAACGCCGGCGTGTCCGCCGTGCCGGATGCGGCCCGCGTGTCCGAACAGGTCGGACTCGAGGCGGATCCGTCCAACCACCTGCTCACCCACGC
- a CDS encoding L-ascorbate metabolism protein UlaG, beta-lactamase superfamily — protein sequence MSKLFSTLFAAATAVSCSMQQPAFPVAKFTTPSGEEVAVTMIHHGSIALSYKGFNIQVDPVRKMGATEIDYTAFPKADCILVTHEHGDHFDPDAINFLSKDGTRVLLNPATQALLGRGEAVANGDTLRVGPFGLIAVPAYNITEDHLQFHPKGRDNGYILDFDGLRIYISGDTEDIVEMRSFGPVDVAFLSTNQPYTMTTTQCVEAAMTLRPRTLVPYHLSDTDIQEIKNVLDSNDSGIEVLLYEELR from the coding sequence ATGTCCAAGCTATTCTCCACCCTGTTCGCCGCTGCGACCGCCGTCTCCTGCTCCATGCAGCAGCCGGCTTTCCCCGTTGCCAAGTTCACCACGCCCTCCGGCGAAGAGGTCGCGGTCACGATGATCCACCACGGTTCCATCGCCTTGAGCTACAAAGGATTCAACATCCAGGTCGACCCCGTCCGGAAGATGGGTGCGACCGAAATCGACTATACGGCCTTTCCCAAGGCCGACTGCATCCTGGTCACCCACGAACACGGCGACCACTTTGACCCCGACGCCATCAACTTCCTCTCCAAAGACGGCACCCGCGTGCTTCTCAATCCTGCGACGCAGGCCCTGCTGGGCCGCGGCGAAGCCGTCGCCAACGGCGACACCCTCCGCGTCGGCCCCTTCGGCCTGATTGCCGTCCCGGCCTACAATATCACCGAAGACCATCTCCAGTTCCACCCCAAGGGGCGTGACAACGGCTACATCCTCGACTTCGACGGCCTGCGCATCTACATCTCCGGCGACACCGAAGACATCGTGGAGATGCGCTCCTTCGGTCCCGTCGACGTGGCCTTCCTCTCCACCAACCAGCCCTACACGATGACCACCACCCAGTGCGTCGAAGCCGCGATGACGCTCCGTCCCAGGACCCTGGTCCCCTACCACCTCTCCGACACCGACATCCAGGAGATCAAGAACGTCCTCGACTCCAACGACTCCGGCATCGAAGTCCTCCTCTACGAAGAGCTCCGCTAG
- a CDS encoding phosphoglycolate phosphatase: MIRDLIFDFDGTLADTSLGIVRCTQATLRELGVPESTPERICATIGLPLPDCFARGTDTPPELVAAACDTYRRLFDDIAVPCIVLFPGAAETLAELRSRGFRMSIATSRGSRSLRMLLGRMGVLDYFCAMAASDTVTRHKPAPDPALSVLEQTGGRAAESVVVGDTVFDIRMGQAAGCRTCGVTWGNQDRAQLQTAAPDWILDRIEDLPGILG, from the coding sequence ATGATCCGCGACCTCATCTTCGATTTTGACGGCACCCTGGCCGACACCTCGCTCGGCATCGTCCGCTGCACGCAGGCGACCCTGCGCGAGCTGGGCGTCCCGGAATCCACCCCCGAGCGCATCTGCGCCACCATCGGCCTGCCGCTGCCCGACTGCTTCGCGCGCGGCACGGACACGCCACCCGAACTCGTCGCCGCGGCCTGCGACACCTACCGCCGACTGTTCGACGACATCGCCGTCCCCTGCATCGTCCTCTTCCCCGGCGCCGCCGAGACGCTCGCGGAGCTCCGCTCGCGCGGCTTCCGGATGTCCATCGCCACCTCGCGCGGCAGCCGCTCCCTGCGCATGCTGCTCGGGCGGATGGGCGTGCTGGACTACTTCTGCGCGATGGCCGCCTCCGACACCGTCACCCGCCACAAACCGGCCCCGGACCCCGCCCTGAGCGTGCTGGAGCAGACAGGCGGCCGGGCGGCGGAAAGCGTGGTCGTCGGAGACACCGTCTTCGACATCCGGATGGGACAGGCGGCGGGCTGCCGCACCTGCGGCGTGACCTGGGGCAACCAGGACCGCGCGCAGCTGCAGACGGCCGCCCCGGACTGGATCCTCGACCGCATCGAGGATCTTCCCGGAATCCTCGGCTGA
- a CDS encoding Uncharacterized membrane protein YjjP, DUF1212 family, with protein sequence MEGQQQQGNFSEVLEVAAEAGHILLENGAEISRVEDIMARIASAYGVDSGSFFVLSNGIFTTGTMDKVPAGGGQAQTYANVEFIPIRGIQLSKVVAVNRLSYDIAYGLCSLEQARLRLKLIRESPAKPAWEQIFGSALGASAFCAVFGGGWLDCAATFVVGALLYVFILLVSSRYLSKIVGGMANALLATLLCVVFYRIGFGGSLSNMIIGAVMPLIPGVPFVNGVRDLANSDYIAGMTRLTDALLGFFCIALGVAFSFLLDGWAFGGMIALQGMTVNPETAGLAVQTAAAFLGTLAFAALFGVPRAQYAGAGLIGAIGWCLYLVLTRYAAVGPTVAIILASVLICVISRVSAIDQKCPAQVFLLCGIFPLVPGAGIFWCTYYLVAAQLPLALSTGFGAVKAAVAIVLGIILAMELPQRLFSGRQPRPGRNVH encoded by the coding sequence ATGGAAGGACAACAACAGCAAGGCAATTTCTCCGAAGTGCTGGAGGTGGCGGCCGAGGCCGGCCACATCCTGCTGGAGAACGGCGCGGAGATTTCCCGCGTCGAAGACATCATGGCGCGCATCGCGTCGGCCTACGGCGTGGATTCCGGCAGTTTCTTCGTCCTCAGCAACGGCATCTTCACGACCGGGACGATGGACAAGGTCCCTGCGGGCGGCGGGCAGGCGCAGACTTATGCCAATGTGGAATTCATCCCGATCCGCGGGATCCAGCTTTCCAAGGTCGTGGCGGTCAACCGCCTCAGCTACGACATCGCCTATGGGCTCTGTTCGCTGGAGCAGGCGCGCCTGCGCCTGAAGCTGATCCGCGAGTCTCCGGCCAAGCCGGCCTGGGAGCAGATCTTCGGCTCGGCGCTGGGCGCTTCCGCGTTCTGCGCCGTGTTCGGCGGCGGCTGGCTGGACTGCGCCGCCACCTTCGTGGTGGGCGCGCTCCTTTATGTATTCATCCTGCTGGTCAGCAGCCGCTACCTGTCCAAGATCGTGGGCGGGATGGCCAACGCCCTGCTCGCCACGCTCCTCTGCGTGGTGTTCTACCGCATCGGTTTCGGCGGCAGCCTCAGCAATATGATCATCGGCGCGGTGATGCCGCTCATTCCGGGCGTGCCGTTCGTCAACGGCGTGCGCGACCTGGCCAATTCCGACTACATCGCCGGCATGACGCGCCTGACGGATGCGCTGCTCGGCTTCTTCTGCATCGCTCTCGGCGTGGCGTTCAGCTTCCTGCTGGACGGCTGGGCCTTCGGCGGGATGATCGCCCTGCAGGGGATGACCGTCAATCCGGAGACGGCCGGCCTGGCCGTCCAGACGGCCGCCGCCTTCCTGGGCACGCTCGCCTTCGCCGCGCTGTTCGGCGTGCCGCGCGCCCAGTATGCCGGCGCCGGCCTGATCGGCGCCATCGGCTGGTGTCTCTACCTGGTGCTGACCCGCTATGCCGCGGTCGGCCCCACGGTGGCCATCATCCTCGCTTCCGTGCTGATCTGCGTCATCTCCCGCGTTTCCGCCATCGACCAGAAGTGCCCGGCGCAGGTGTTCCTGCTCTGCGGCATCTTCCCGCTGGTGCCGGGGGCCGGCATCTTCTGGTGCACCTATTACCTGGTGGCCGCGCAGCTGCCGCTGGCCCTGTCCACCGGCTTCGGCGCCGTCAAGGCCGCCGTCGCCATCGTCCTGGGCATCATCCTGGCGATGGAGCTCCCGCAGCGCCTCTTCTCCGGCAGGCAGCCGCGTCCGGGGCGCAATGTCCATTGA
- a CDS encoding S-ribosylhomocysteine lyase /quorum-sensing autoinducer 2 (AI-2) synthesis protein LuxS — MNKIPSFTIDHGKLLRGVYVSRQDAVGGEVVTTFDIRMKEPNREPALGQGAIHTIEHLAATFLRNHPVWADRVVYFGPMGCLTGCYLLLRGDLTSADILPLLRETFRFIAEYEGEVPGAAARDCGNYLLHDLPMARWEAAKYLHEVLEQATDANLQYPA; from the coding sequence ATGAACAAGATACCGAGCTTTACCATCGACCACGGCAAGCTGCTGCGCGGCGTCTACGTGTCCCGTCAGGACGCCGTCGGCGGCGAGGTGGTCACCACCTTCGACATCCGGATGAAGGAGCCCAACCGCGAGCCCGCCCTGGGACAGGGCGCCATCCACACCATCGAGCACCTGGCCGCCACCTTCCTGCGCAACCACCCCGTGTGGGCGGACCGCGTGGTCTATTTCGGCCCGATGGGCTGCCTGACCGGCTGCTACCTGCTGCTGCGCGGCGACCTCACTTCGGCCGACATCCTGCCGCTCCTGCGGGAGACCTTCCGCTTCATCGCGGAATACGAGGGCGAGGTGCCCGGCGCCGCGGCGCGCGACTGCGGCAACTACCTGCTGCACGACCTGCCGATGGCGCGCTGGGAAGCCGCAAAATACCTCCACGAAGTGCTGGAGCAGGCCACCGACGCCAACCTCCAGTATCCCGCCTGA
- a CDS encoding Biotin-requiring enzyme, which yields MKAYKFKINGKEYNVAVNGIEGKNADVTVNGVNYQVELENEVAAAPAAAAPAAAASPAAAAPAAAPKAAAPAGGKKIGSPLPGVIISVDVKEGQAVKRGQKVAVIEAMKMENEILAECDGTITAIHVKQGDSVLEGADIVTIG from the coding sequence ATGAAAGCATACAAGTTCAAGATCAACGGCAAGGAATACAACGTAGCCGTCAACGGAATTGAAGGAAAGAACGCCGACGTGACCGTCAACGGCGTCAACTATCAGGTCGAACTCGAGAACGAGGTCGCAGCCGCTCCCGCCGCTGCCGCTCCGGCCGCAGCAGCCTCCCCCGCCGCCGCAGCTCCCGCTGCTGCGCCCAAAGCGGCTGCGCCGGCTGGCGGTAAGAAGATCGGCTCCCCGCTCCCGGGCGTCATCATTTCCGTCGACGTGAAGGAAGGCCAGGCTGTGAAGCGCGGCCAGAAAGTCGCCGTCATCGAGGCGATGAAGATGGAGAACGAGATCCTCGCCGAGTGCGACGGCACCATCACCGCCATCCATGTCAAGCAGGGCGATTCCGTCCTCGAAGGTGCTGACATCGTAACGATCGGTTAA
- a CDS encoding Acetyl-CoA carboxylase, carboxyltransferase component, whose translation MSIQQDKIQELVERRASAKLGGGQKRIDAQHQKGKLTARERIALLLDADSFEEFDMFVQHRCTNFGMDATHPDGDGVVTGQGTIDGRPVFVFAQDFTVNGGSLSKTMSEKICKVMDMAVRAGAPVIGLNDSGGARIQEGIDALAGYGEIFERNILASGVVPQISGIFGPCAGGAVYSPALTDFTLMVQNTSYMFLTGPAVVKSVTGEDVDQESLGGAGVHASKSGVAHFSAPSEEEGIQTIRTLLSYLPQNNLETAPERPTQDPVGRVDDALNDIVPDSPNKAYDMYGVIRSIVDDGEFFEVHKNFAKNIIVGFAHMGGRSVGIVANQPGVLAGVLDINASRKGARFVRFCDAFNIPLVTLVDVPGFLPGTQQEYGAIITNGAKLLFAYGEATVPKVTVTLRKSYGGAHIVMSCKQLRGDINYAWPTANIAVMGAEGAVGILYGKEIKAEPDPAKQAEIAEARKQEYNDLFCNPYQAAQKGYIEDVIEPRNTRFRVIRALATLEGKRQEIPAKKHDNLPL comes from the coding sequence ATGAGTATCCAACAAGATAAAATCCAGGAACTGGTCGAACGCCGCGCATCCGCGAAACTCGGCGGCGGCCAGAAGCGCATCGACGCCCAGCACCAGAAGGGCAAGCTCACCGCGCGTGAGCGCATCGCCCTGCTGCTCGATGCGGACAGCTTCGAAGAGTTTGACATGTTCGTGCAGCACCGCTGCACCAACTTCGGGATGGACGCGACCCATCCGGACGGCGACGGCGTCGTGACCGGACAGGGTACGATCGACGGCCGTCCCGTCTTCGTGTTTGCCCAGGACTTCACCGTCAACGGCGGTTCCCTGAGCAAGACCATGTCCGAGAAGATCTGCAAGGTCATGGACATGGCCGTCCGCGCCGGCGCGCCGGTGATCGGACTCAACGATTCGGGCGGAGCCCGTATCCAGGAGGGCATCGACGCCCTCGCCGGCTACGGTGAGATCTTCGAGCGCAACATCCTCGCCAGCGGCGTGGTGCCCCAGATCAGCGGCATCTTCGGTCCCTGCGCGGGCGGCGCCGTGTACTCCCCGGCCCTGACCGACTTCACCCTGATGGTGCAGAACACCTCTTACATGTTCCTCACCGGCCCGGCGGTCGTCAAGTCCGTCACGGGCGAGGACGTGGACCAGGAAAGCCTCGGCGGCGCCGGCGTGCACGCCTCCAAGTCCGGCGTGGCGCACTTCAGCGCCCCGTCCGAGGAGGAAGGCATCCAGACGATCCGCACCCTGCTCTCCTACCTCCCGCAGAACAATCTCGAGACCGCGCCCGAGCGTCCGACGCAGGACCCGGTCGGCCGCGTGGACGACGCCCTCAACGACATCGTCCCCGACAGCCCCAACAAGGCCTACGACATGTACGGCGTGATCCGCAGCATCGTGGATGACGGCGAGTTCTTCGAGGTCCACAAGAACTTCGCGAAGAACATCATCGTCGGCTTCGCCCACATGGGCGGCCGCAGCGTGGGCATCGTGGCCAACCAGCCCGGCGTGCTCGCCGGCGTGCTCGACATCAACGCCTCCCGCAAGGGCGCCCGCTTCGTGCGCTTCTGCGACGCGTTCAACATCCCGCTGGTCACCCTCGTGGACGTCCCGGGCTTCCTGCCCGGCACCCAGCAGGAATACGGCGCCATCATCACCAACGGCGCCAAGCTCCTCTTCGCCTATGGCGAGGCTACGGTCCCCAAGGTGACCGTGACCCTGCGCAAGAGCTACGGCGGCGCGCACATCGTGATGAGCTGCAAGCAGCTGCGCGGCGACATCAACTACGCCTGGCCGACGGCCAACATCGCCGTGATGGGCGCCGAGGGCGCCGTGGGCATCCTCTATGGCAAGGAGATCAAGGCCGAGCCGGATCCCGCCAAGCAGGCCGAGATCGCCGAGGCGCGCAAGCAGGAATACAACGACCTCTTCTGCAACCCCTACCAGGCTGCGCAGAAAGGATATATCGAGGACGTCATCGAGCCGCGCAACACGCGCTTCCGCGTGATCCGCGCCCTCGCCACCCTCGAAGGCAAACGACAGGAAATCCCCGCGAAGAAACATGACAACCTCCCTCTTTAG
- a CDS encoding putative methionine transporter, NhaC family, translating into MVKGSVSKGLLAISPLAVFLLVYLVSSVVAGDFYKVPVSAAFLIAGAYGIAVMRGPLAERLAAFSRGAGHPNVLLMIWIFLLSGAFAQTARQIGAVDATVSLMLGAVPPRWLLSGLFVTACFISMAMGTSVGTIVALVPIGAGIAAQCGIPEAYMAAVIVGGSFFGDNLSFISDTTIASTRAAGCEMRDKFRANLRIVLPAFLAVTVLYVIRGGEVGEAPVQAAADWYRAIPYLLIIVLALCGLNVTVVLSAGIATVAMIGFASGDLTWVDWLGAVGQGIAGMSELIIVTLLAGGLLELIRVGGGLDFIIGTLSRGIRGRRGAEAAIAGIVSLANLCTANNTVAIITTGGIAHDIAERFGVPPQKTASLLDTFSCLVQGLIPYGAQLLMAAGLAGISPAAIIPHLYYPFLMGFCAIVSIFLHKKARSGAAGK; encoded by the coding sequence ATGGTGAAAGGTAGTGTATCCAAGGGCCTGCTGGCCATTAGCCCGTTAGCGGTTTTTCTCCTGGTGTATCTCGTGTCTTCCGTGGTCGCGGGGGATTTCTACAAGGTGCCGGTTTCCGCGGCGTTCCTGATCGCGGGCGCGTACGGCATCGCCGTGATGCGCGGCCCGCTGGCGGAACGCCTGGCCGCATTTTCCCGCGGAGCGGGGCATCCCAACGTGCTGCTGATGATCTGGATCTTCCTGCTGTCCGGCGCTTTCGCGCAGACGGCCCGGCAGATCGGCGCCGTGGACGCAACGGTGTCGCTGATGCTGGGCGCCGTGCCGCCCCGCTGGCTCCTCTCCGGCCTGTTCGTGACCGCCTGCTTCATCTCGATGGCCATGGGCACGAGCGTGGGCACCATCGTGGCGCTGGTCCCGATCGGCGCGGGCATCGCCGCCCAGTGCGGCATTCCGGAGGCCTATATGGCCGCCGTGATCGTGGGCGGCTCCTTCTTCGGCGACAACCTTTCCTTCATCTCCGATACCACCATCGCGTCCACGCGCGCGGCGGGCTGCGAGATGCGTGACAAGTTCCGGGCGAACCTGCGCATCGTCCTGCCGGCCTTCCTGGCCGTGACCGTCCTGTACGTGATCCGGGGCGGGGAAGTGGGCGAGGCGCCCGTCCAGGCTGCCGCGGACTGGTACCGCGCGATCCCGTACCTGCTGATCATCGTGCTGGCCCTCTGCGGGCTCAACGTCACCGTGGTCCTGTCGGCCGGCATCGCGACCGTGGCCATGATTGGTTTCGCCTCGGGCGACCTGACCTGGGTGGACTGGCTCGGCGCCGTGGGCCAGGGCATCGCCGGGATGTCGGAACTGATCATCGTGACCCTGCTCGCCGGCGGCCTGCTGGAGCTGATCCGCGTCGGCGGGGGCCTCGATTTCATCATCGGGACACTGTCCAGGGGCATCCGCGGCCGGCGGGGCGCCGAGGCGGCCATCGCCGGCATCGTGAGCCTGGCGAACCTCTGCACCGCCAACAACACCGTGGCGATCATCACCACCGGCGGCATCGCGCACGACATCGCGGAGCGCTTCGGCGTGCCGCCGCAGAAGACGGCCAGTCTGTTGGACACCTTCTCCTGCCTGGTGCAGGGCCTGATCCCGTACGGGGCGCAGCTGCTGATGGCGGCGGGCCTGGCGGGCATCTCGCCCGCCGCCATCATCCCGCACCTCTATTATCCTTTCCTGATGGGCTTCTGCGCCATCGTCTCCATCTTCCTGCACAAAAAAGCCCGCAGCGGGGCTGCGGGCAAATGA
- a CDS encoding adenosylhomocysteine nucleosidase: protein MKKGLIVAMTSEYEALRRAGVTGVIKSGIGKADAARAATEFILTEHPDCIINSGCAGGVGAGLNVFDIVIGGQTAYHDVWCGEGNLPGQVQGLPQRFDADPALLRAALTLQTALPVRSGLICTGDQFLTDPEDDARVLEIYPDALACDMESAAIAQVCHHYGVPFLSFRMISDVHGSGQDATALYKDFWAKVADDSFSFLKLLIDKL, encoded by the coding sequence ATGAAGAAAGGTTTGATCGTCGCGATGACCTCGGAATACGAGGCGCTGCGCAGGGCCGGGGTGACCGGCGTTATCAAGTCCGGTATCGGCAAGGCCGACGCGGCGCGCGCGGCCACGGAGTTTATTCTGACGGAGCACCCCGACTGCATCATCAATTCCGGCTGCGCCGGCGGCGTGGGTGCGGGCCTGAACGTGTTCGACATCGTGATCGGCGGCCAGACCGCCTACCACGACGTGTGGTGCGGCGAGGGCAACCTCCCGGGGCAGGTCCAGGGGCTGCCGCAGCGCTTCGACGCCGATCCGGCGCTGCTGCGCGCGGCGCTCACCCTGCAGACCGCCCTGCCGGTCCGCAGCGGGCTCATCTGCACGGGCGACCAGTTCCTGACCGACCCGGAAGACGACGCCCGCGTGCTGGAGATCTATCCCGACGCGCTGGCCTGCGACATGGAGTCCGCGGCCATCGCGCAGGTGTGCCACCACTACGGCGTGCCCTTCCTGAGCTTCCGGATGATCAGCGACGTCCACGGCTCCGGCCAGGATGCGACGGCGCTCTACAAGGATTTCTGGGCGAAGGTTGCCGACGATTCTTTCTCTTTCCTCAAATTATTGATAGATAAGCTGTAA